The Magnetospirillum sp. genome includes a region encoding these proteins:
- a CDS encoding RecX family transcriptional regulator — translation MKPRQPPKPPTQERLEKAALHYLERYAASSEGVRRVLMRKVERAARAGVGDKVQGAADVAAVIDKLLARKLVDDSVFAEGRALSLARRGLPRSQIVQRLKIKGVDGEEVDKALAALDEAGISDRTAAILFAKRKRLGPFCTNAAVRKDQRLRHMAAMARAGFDGTLARMVLDAPNPEALEQV, via the coding sequence ATGAAACCCCGCCAACCCCCCAAACCGCCCACCCAAGAGCGCCTCGAAAAGGCCGCTTTGCACTATCTCGAGCGCTACGCCGCCTCAAGCGAGGGCGTGCGCCGCGTGCTGATGCGCAAAGTCGAGCGAGCGGCGCGTGCGGGCGTGGGCGACAAGGTGCAGGGTGCTGCCGACGTCGCCGCCGTCATCGACAAGCTCTTGGCGCGCAAACTCGTGGACGACAGCGTGTTCGCCGAAGGGCGTGCGCTGAGCCTCGCGCGCCGCGGCCTGCCGCGCAGCCAGATCGTGCAGCGCCTCAAGATCAAGGGCGTGGATGGCGAAGAAGTCGACAAGGCGCTCGCCGCCCTCGACGAGGCCGGCATCTCCGACCGCACGGCCGCGATCCTGTTCGCCAAACGCAAGCGCCTCGGCCCGTTCTGCACGAATGCGGCGGTGCGCAAAGACCAGCGCCTGCGCCATATGGCGGCGATGGCGCGTGCCGGCTTCGACGGCACGCTCGCGCGTATGGTGCTCGACGCCCCCAACCCGGAAGCGCTCGAGCAGGTCTAA
- a CDS encoding Hsp33 family molecular chaperone HslO, with protein MNIEELPRDDIVLPFRIVPFALRGRLVRLGATLDTILHRHAYPKLVAQALAEALTMAAALAATLKYDGVFSIQTKGDGPVKMLVADVTSDGALRGYAQFDAARVAELGDGPVSVPRLFGAGYLAFTVDQGADMERYQGIVEMTEPTLAECAHHYFRQSEQFEAGLKVAVAGTPDADGIMRWRAGAIMIQRLPPEDAQGSAEGGDIDPLAAAKREDEEDGWRRAMILMGSAKAPELVDPALPPWKLVDRLFLAEGVEIYRPLALAHRCRCDPARMRQVLRTIPRAELETMREPDGAVHITCEFCNTTQLYSDLDAVYAPT; from the coding sequence ATGAACATCGAAGAACTGCCCCGCGACGACATTGTGCTGCCGTTTCGCATCGTCCCCTTCGCCTTGCGGGGCCGCCTCGTGCGCCTCGGCGCCACGCTCGACACGATCCTGCATCGCCACGCCTATCCCAAGCTCGTGGCCCAGGCTTTGGCCGAAGCGCTGACGATGGCGGCCGCCCTTGCCGCGACGCTCAAATACGACGGCGTGTTTTCGATCCAGACCAAGGGCGACGGGCCGGTCAAAATGCTGGTGGCGGACGTGACGTCCGACGGTGCGTTGCGCGGCTATGCGCAGTTCGACGCAGCACGCGTGGCCGAATTGGGCGACGGGCCCGTCTCGGTGCCGCGCCTGTTCGGGGCGGGATATCTTGCGTTCACGGTCGACCAAGGGGCCGACATGGAGCGCTACCAAGGCATCGTCGAGATGACCGAACCCACCTTGGCCGAATGCGCGCACCATTATTTCCGCCAGTCCGAACAATTCGAAGCGGGCCTCAAAGTCGCGGTTGCGGGTACGCCCGACGCGGACGGCATCATGCGCTGGCGTGCGGGTGCCATCATGATCCAGCGCCTGCCGCCCGAAGACGCGCAAGGCTCGGCCGAAGGCGGCGACATCGATCCGCTGGCGGCCGCCAAGCGCGAAGACGAAGAAGATGGCTGGCGCCGTGCGATGATTTTGATGGGCTCGGCCAAAGCGCCGGAACTGGTCGATCCCGCCCTGCCGCCGTGGAAGCTCGTCGACCGGCTGTTCTTGGCCGAAGGGGTCGAGATTTACCGGCCGCTGGCCTTGGCGCATCGCTGCCGCTGTGATCCTGCGCGCATGCGCCAAGTGCTGCGCACGATCCCGCGCGCCGAGCTCGAGACGATGCGCGAACCCGACGGGGCCGTGCACATCACCTGCGAGTTCTGCAACACCACGCAGCTCTACAGCGATCTCGACGCAGTCTACGCGCCGACATAG
- a CDS encoding aspartate aminotransferase family protein encodes MPTYARAEVGFERGEGPYLWGTDGKRYLDFACGIAVTGLGHAHPHLVAQVGAQMHKVWHTSNIFPIPQQQRLAERLVAATFADTVFFTNSGAEANECGIKLVRKYHAHHGNPQRYRIITFEGAFHGRTLATLAAGGQQKYLDGFGPKVDGFDQVPFGDHAALEAAIGPATAGILIEPIQGEGGIRPVPAQCLKGVRELCDRHGLLLFFDEIQTGMGRSGKLFAHEWADVMPDVMSVAKALGNGFPVGACLATAKAAAGMTAGTHGSTYGGNPLAMSAGNAVLDVMLADGFLANVERIAGHLKQQLAGLVSRNPDMFEDARGSGLLLGLKCKGPNQDMILAVRKQGLLTAGAGDNVMRILAPLIVTAEHVSEAVEKIDAACADLRANAAAARKAG; translated from the coding sequence ATGCCGACCTATGCGCGCGCCGAAGTGGGCTTCGAGCGCGGCGAAGGCCCGTATCTGTGGGGAACCGACGGCAAGCGATATCTCGATTTTGCGTGCGGCATCGCCGTGACGGGGCTCGGCCACGCGCACCCGCATCTCGTGGCGCAAGTTGGCGCACAGATGCACAAAGTGTGGCACACCTCGAACATCTTCCCGATCCCGCAGCAGCAGCGTCTGGCCGAACGGCTGGTGGCCGCGACCTTCGCCGACACGGTGTTTTTCACCAATTCGGGGGCCGAAGCCAACGAATGCGGCATCAAGCTTGTGCGCAAATACCACGCGCACCACGGCAACCCGCAGCGCTACCGCATCATCACGTTCGAAGGCGCTTTCCACGGCCGTACGCTCGCGACGTTGGCCGCCGGCGGCCAGCAGAAATATCTCGACGGCTTCGGCCCCAAGGTCGACGGCTTCGACCAAGTGCCGTTCGGCGACCATGCCGCACTCGAAGCCGCGATCGGGCCTGCAACGGCCGGCATTCTCATCGAGCCGATCCAGGGCGAAGGCGGCATTCGCCCCGTGCCCGCGCAATGCCTCAAGGGCGTGCGCGAGCTGTGCGACCGCCATGGCCTGTTGCTGTTCTTCGACGAAATCCAGACCGGCATGGGCCGCTCGGGCAAGCTCTTCGCGCATGAATGGGCGGACGTGATGCCCGACGTGATGTCGGTCGCCAAAGCGCTCGGCAACGGCTTTCCCGTCGGCGCCTGCCTTGCGACCGCAAAGGCCGCCGCCGGCATGACGGCCGGCACGCACGGCTCGACCTACGGCGGCAATCCGCTTGCAATGTCGGCCGGCAATGCCGTGCTCGACGTGATGCTGGCCGACGGTTTCCTCGCAAACGTCGAGCGCATTGCGGGCCATTTGAAGCAGCAATTGGCGGGCCTCGTGTCGCGCAATCCCGACATGTTCGAGGATGCGCGCGGCTCCGGCCTGCTGCTCGGCCTCAAATGCAAAGGCCCGAACCAGGACATGATCCTTGCCGTGCGCAAGCAAGGCCTGCTCACGGCCGGTGCCGGCGACAATGTGATGCGCATCCTCGCCCCGCTGATCGTGACGGCCGAGCATGTCAGCGAAGCGGTCGAGAAGATCGACGCGGCCTGTGCGGATCTGCGCGCCAACGCCGCCGCCGCGCGCAAGGCCGGATAG
- a CDS encoding ABC transporter permease: MSERQVEFRGIGFAPQPVRYASLAAFAVLLAVWEYAGRSGLVSPIFLPPPSTVAKALGDLWTQGLLLRHLSESAYRLVFGWGFGTFLGLAAGFAMGIWSVSRAIGVPFVSALFPIPKISLLPLLILWLGIGEASKVATIALGVFFPTVIATYAAIDAVPRNLIRMGQSFGLPTADVLRKIVLPGALPGILAGFRISSSIALILLVSAEMIGAQYGIGAFVLQAGNLMLTDQLLAGVVILSILGLTIGTGLGQLEKRLLRWR, translated from the coding sequence ATGTCTGAGCGGCAGGTTGAATTTCGAGGGATCGGTTTTGCGCCGCAGCCCGTGCGCTATGCGTCGCTCGCCGCCTTCGCCGTGCTGCTCGCCGTCTGGGAATATGCCGGGCGTTCGGGCCTCGTATCGCCGATCTTCCTGCCGCCGCCCAGCACCGTCGCAAAAGCTTTGGGCGACCTCTGGACGCAAGGGCTGTTGCTGCGCCATCTGTCGGAAAGCGCCTACCGCCTCGTGTTCGGCTGGGGGTTCGGCACGTTCCTGGGCCTTGCGGCAGGCTTCGCGATGGGCATTTGGTCGGTGAGCCGGGCGATCGGCGTGCCGTTTGTGTCGGCGCTGTTCCCGATCCCTAAAATCTCGCTGCTGCCGCTGTTGATCCTGTGGCTCGGTATTGGCGAAGCTTCGAAGGTCGCCACGATCGCGCTCGGCGTGTTCTTCCCCACGGTCATCGCGACCTATGCCGCCATCGACGCCGTCCCGCGCAATCTCATTCGCATGGGCCAAAGCTTCGGCTTGCCCACGGCCGACGTGCTGCGCAAGATCGTGCTGCCGGGTGCCTTGCCCGGCATCCTTGCGGGCTTCCGCATTTCGAGTTCGATCGCCCTCATCCTGCTCGTCTCGGCCGAAATGATTGGTGCGCAATACGGTATTGGCGCCTTCGTGCTGCAGGCCGGCAATCTGATGCTGACCGACCAGCTGCTGGCGGGTGTGGTCATCCTGTCGATCCTGGGCCTTACCATCGGCACGGGCCTCGGCCAGCTCGAAAAACGCCTGCTGCGCTGGCGTTAG
- a CDS encoding LysE family transporter, producing the protein MLESNASWIAAALQGLGLSAGLILAAGPQNAFILRQGLLRQHVGTVVAIAAFCDVMLILAGAFGLATLLAAQPALLKVALWGGAAFLVCYALFALRRALDFRSSLAAPDASVASRAAAAAASWALALLNPHVYLDTVVLLGTVASSFADMASRVAFAAGASAISIVWFAGLGYGARLLGPIFAKPIAWRIVDLSVAAIMGTVAYSLVRAALEA; encoded by the coding sequence ATGTTGGAATCGAATGCGTCATGGATAGCCGCCGCCTTGCAGGGCTTGGGCTTGTCGGCGGGGCTCATCCTGGCGGCGGGGCCGCAGAACGCGTTCATTCTGCGCCAGGGGCTGCTCCGCCAGCATGTCGGCACCGTCGTCGCGATCGCGGCCTTCTGCGACGTGATGCTGATCCTCGCGGGTGCCTTCGGCCTTGCCACACTGCTCGCCGCCCAGCCGGCCTTGCTCAAGGTGGCGCTTTGGGGCGGGGCCGCGTTTCTCGTCTGCTATGCGCTGTTCGCGTTGCGCCGCGCGCTCGATTTCCGCTCGAGCCTTGCGGCACCGGATGCAAGCGTGGCCTCGCGCGCGGCCGCCGCCGCCGCGTCGTGGGCGCTCGCCTTGCTCAATCCGCATGTCTATCTCGATACGGTGGTGCTGCTGGGCACGGTTGCCAGCAGTTTTGCCGACATGGCTTCGCGCGTGGCCTTTGCGGCCGGTGCGTCGGCGATCTCGATCGTGTGGTTCGCCGGCCTCGGCTACGGAGCAAGGCTGCTCGGGCCGATTTTCGCAAAGCCGATCGCGTGGCGCATCGTCGATCTGAGCGTGGCCGCGATCATGGGCACGGTCGCGTATTCGCTGGTGCGCGCGGCCCTCGAAGCTTGA
- a CDS encoding ABC transporter ATP-binding protein, whose translation MELVCEGIAHRYGALDVLAGIDLAVRPGECLALLGPSGCGKSTLLGIMGGLLAPSSGRVVLRGEAPIASLNPITYVFQDFALLPWRTVAGNVALALEHRGLAKAETEARVANALARTSLTEFRDAFPKQLSGGMRQRVGIARALSVDPAVLLLDEPLSALDAQTRDLLMEDFLKLWLASRTTSVYVTHNLQEALRLADRICVLSRRPGRIKEIVALDMPQAQRGSPEAARRMAEWAEHLWHLIRDEAAVAEREVADV comes from the coding sequence GTGGAGCTGGTCTGCGAAGGGATCGCCCATCGCTACGGGGCGTTGGACGTTCTCGCGGGCATCGATCTTGCGGTGCGGCCGGGCGAGTGCTTGGCTTTGCTGGGCCCGTCGGGCTGCGGCAAATCCACGCTGCTCGGCATCATGGGCGGTTTGCTTGCACCCAGTTCGGGCCGCGTCGTGCTGCGCGGGGAAGCGCCGATTGCTTCGCTCAATCCCATTACCTACGTGTTCCAGGATTTTGCGTTGCTGCCTTGGCGCACGGTCGCAGGCAATGTCGCCCTCGCCCTCGAACATCGCGGCCTCGCGAAAGCCGAGACGGAGGCGCGCGTCGCCAATGCGCTGGCGCGCACGAGCTTGACCGAATTCCGCGACGCGTTCCCCAAACAATTGTCGGGCGGCATGCGCCAACGCGTGGGCATCGCGCGCGCCCTCAGCGTCGATCCGGCCGTATTGCTGCTCGACGAGCCGCTGTCGGCCCTCGATGCGCAGACGCGCGATCTGCTGATGGAAGATTTTCTGAAACTCTGGCTCGCGTCGCGCACCACGTCGGTCTATGTCACGCACAATCTGCAGGAAGCGTTGCGCTTGGCCGACCGCATTTGCGTGCTGTCGCGCCGGCCCGGCCGCATCAAGGAAATCGTCGCCCTCGACATGCCGCAAGCCCAGCGCGGCAGCCCGGAAGCTGCACGCCGCATGGCCGAATGGGCCGAACATCTGTGGCATCTGATCCGCGACGAAGCGGCCGTTGCCGAGCGCGAGGTCGCCGATGTCTGA
- a CDS encoding mechanosensitive ion channel, with amino-acid sequence MKLLAALLFALCVFVAPPVAHAQEAPSPDEIEKLIGALENDASRAALLEQLKTLVQIQRSGQVPVLAPTDAPVEQIARVANTFAEQLADQIEAITQAVVQAAAFAGDAPKLAAWFDAQIGSEASRDRLFEILGKLAIVLAAGALAEHLVWRALGVARRRLEARAVDAGWRRAFPIALSGLLGLLPIAAFAAVAVAVLGALQPSRTASLVAISFVNANVIARAVALAAEIAFAPRHPGLRAAPLGDETSAYLYLWVRRLTNIAVYWYFAAQAALLLGMPDGAHNFTVKLLGVVVAMMVTAIVLQNRVAVAESLARAATGEGWLVQMRAGFLGQGLSKYWHVAALAYIVTALFAWLLRPDGFAFILQASAITLTIGATARVAVLLLDYGIARVFTVAPDLRERFPALEARANRYVNAGRRLLQWTIGAVAVLAIAQAWGIRTLEYAATPAGQRVAGGLFSIAFAVVLALAAWEFANAGLERYLVRKGDVEKPTERTSARVRTLLPLLRRALFVLLTVFVTLVTLNEIGINVTPLLAGAGVLGLAVGLGAQNMVRDLITGISMILEDVLAVGDVVQLGDKAGTVEALGLRAIKLRSADGTLHTIPFGTVTIISNQTKDFAFATFEAVVGYDADIGKARAAMRKAFEVLQAEPEMAPLLLGDYEDLGLDAYSDIGQTLKARVKTLPGKQWRVRRAFNETIRAEFAAVGLKLAWDKQAATA; translated from the coding sequence ATGAAACTGCTCGCCGCTTTGCTGTTCGCTCTTTGCGTTTTCGTGGCGCCGCCTGTTGCGCACGCGCAAGAAGCACCGTCGCCCGACGAAATCGAGAAGCTGATCGGCGCTCTCGAAAACGACGCGTCGCGCGCGGCACTCCTCGAACAGCTGAAGACACTCGTGCAGATCCAGCGCTCGGGCCAAGTGCCGGTCCTGGCGCCGACCGATGCGCCCGTCGAGCAGATCGCGCGCGTGGCCAACACCTTTGCCGAGCAGCTCGCCGACCAGATCGAGGCGATCACGCAAGCGGTCGTGCAGGCGGCGGCGTTTGCGGGCGACGCGCCCAAGCTTGCGGCGTGGTTCGACGCCCAAATCGGCAGCGAAGCCTCGCGCGACCGGCTGTTCGAAATTCTCGGCAAGCTCGCGATCGTGCTGGCGGCGGGCGCACTTGCCGAGCATCTCGTGTGGCGGGCCTTGGGCGTCGCCCGCCGTCGGCTTGAGGCGCGCGCGGTCGATGCGGGCTGGCGACGCGCATTTCCGATCGCGTTGAGCGGCCTCTTGGGCTTGTTGCCCATCGCGGCGTTTGCGGCCGTGGCGGTGGCCGTCCTCGGCGCGCTGCAGCCGTCGCGCACGGCAAGCCTTGTCGCGATCTCCTTCGTGAACGCCAACGTGATCGCGCGCGCGGTGGCGCTGGCCGCCGAAATCGCATTCGCGCCGCGCCATCCGGGTTTGCGCGCAGCCCCCCTCGGCGACGAAACCTCGGCCTATCTCTATTTGTGGGTCCGGCGCCTCACCAACATCGCCGTCTATTGGTATTTCGCGGCGCAAGCCGCCTTGCTGCTCGGCATGCCGGACGGGGCGCACAATTTCACGGTCAAGCTTTTGGGCGTGGTCGTCGCGATGATGGTGACGGCCATCGTACTGCAGAACCGCGTGGCGGTCGCCGAATCGCTCGCACGTGCTGCCACCGGCGAAGGCTGGCTCGTGCAGATGCGGGCGGGCTTCCTGGGCCAGGGCCTGTCGAAATACTGGCATGTGGCGGCCCTCGCCTACATCGTGACGGCCCTGTTCGCCTGGCTGCTGCGGCCCGACGGCTTCGCCTTCATCCTGCAGGCAAGTGCTATCACGCTGACCATCGGGGCGACTGCACGCGTGGCCGTGCTGCTGCTCGACTACGGGATCGCGCGCGTGTTCACGGTCGCCCCCGATCTGCGCGAGCGCTTCCCCGCCCTCGAAGCGCGCGCCAATCGCTACGTCAATGCCGGCCGGCGCCTGCTGCAATGGACGATCGGCGCGGTGGCCGTGCTCGCGATCGCGCAAGCCTGGGGCATTCGCACGCTCGAATATGCAGCCACACCGGCAGGCCAACGCGTGGCGGGCGGGCTGTTCTCGATCGCCTTTGCGGTCGTGCTCGCACTGGCGGCGTGGGAATTCGCCAATGCCGGGCTCGAACGCTATCTCGTGCGCAAAGGCGACGTCGAGAAGCCGACCGAGCGCACCTCGGCACGCGTGCGCACGCTTCTGCCGCTGTTGCGCCGTGCGTTGTTCGTGCTGCTGACCGTGTTCGTGACGCTCGTGACTCTCAACGAGATCGGCATCAACGTAACACCCTTGCTGGCGGGTGCGGGCGTGCTCGGCCTCGCCGTCGGCCTGGGTGCGCAAAACATGGTGCGCGATCTCATCACCGGCATTTCGATGATCCTCGAAGACGTGCTGGCGGTCGGCGACGTGGTGCAGCTCGGCGACAAAGCCGGCACGGTCGAAGCGCTGGGCCTGCGCGCGATCAAATTGCGCTCGGCCGACGGCACCTTGCACACGATCCCGTTCGGCACCGTCACGATCATCTCGAACCAGACGAAAGACTTCGCGTTCGCAACGTTCGAGGCGGTCGTGGGCTACGATGCCGATATCGGCAAGGCGCGCGCCGCCATGCGCAAAGCGTTCGAGGTTTTGCAGGCCGAGCCCGAGATGGCGCCGCTGCTGCTCGGCGACTACGAAGATCTGGGGCTCGATGCGTATTCCGACATCGGCCAGACGCTCAAAGCACGCGTGAAGACGTTGCCCGGCAAACAATGGCGCGTGCGCCGCGCCTTCAACGAAACGATCCGCGCCGAGTTCGCCGCCGTCGGCCTCAAGCTCGCCTGGGACAAGCAGGCCGCGACGGCTTAG
- a CDS encoding twin-arginine translocation signal domain-containing protein: MTVHRRNFLKLAAIGAPALALGACADAPPLPQFPTLTYTHLPRIVFEAERLEIANEYQAPLAPPNVEHLFAQRPDAVLQRWANDRLAVSGRGENLVRFVIGDARVTETELPRETGVRATFTNFQAQRYDGRMQATIEIRQVRGNFRVGDAAASATRSRSVAENISLNDRERVWYEMVEQMMADINAELDRQVRANLPRFLAI; the protein is encoded by the coding sequence ATGACCGTCCATCGCCGCAATTTTTTGAAGCTCGCAGCTATCGGCGCCCCCGCTTTGGCGCTCGGCGCGTGCGCCGATGCGCCGCCGCTGCCGCAGTTTCCCACGCTCACCTACACGCACCTGCCGCGCATTGTGTTCGAGGCCGAGCGCCTGGAAATCGCCAACGAGTACCAAGCCCCGCTGGCACCGCCGAACGTCGAACATCTGTTCGCCCAGCGTCCCGATGCGGTGCTGCAGCGCTGGGCCAACGACCGGCTGGCGGTGAGCGGGCGCGGCGAAAATCTCGTGCGCTTCGTGATCGGCGACGCGCGCGTGACCGAAACCGAATTGCCGCGCGAAACCGGCGTGCGCGCGACCTTCACCAATTTCCAGGCGCAGCGCTACGACGGCCGCATGCAGGCGACGATCGAAATCCGCCAGGTGCGCGGCAATTTCCGCGTCGGCGACGCCGCCGCCTCGGCGACGCGCTCGCGCTCGGTCGCAGAGAACATCTCGCTCAACGACCGCGAACGCGTCTGGTACGAAATGGTCGAGCAGATGATGGCCGACATCAACGCCGAACTCGACCGCCAAGTGCGCGCCAACCTGCCGCGCTTTCTGGCGATCTGA
- the argF gene encoding ornithine carbamoyltransferase, with protein sequence MTIAAPRHFLDLDVLETGTLRRILDMGAAFKAKRPLGGDAKPLAGKTLAMIFEKPSTRTRVSFEVGIRQLGGEAVILSHLDTQLGRGESIGDTARVLSRYCDAIMLRTNRADNLAELVRHATVPVINGLTDLSHPCQVMADVMTIEERKGDIAGKVVAWTGDGNNVAASWIHAAKRFAFELRLACPEPLRPHADVLAWAKREGARIQLLTDPDAAVRGADAVVTDTWVSMDQEGTARDNREKRHNLLAPYRVDERLMGLAKPDAIFLHCLPAHRGEEVTAAVIDGPQSAVWDEAENRLHVQKGILAWCMA encoded by the coding sequence ATGACGATCGCCGCCCCGCGCCATTTCCTCGATCTCGACGTGCTCGAAACGGGCACGCTGCGCCGCATCCTCGATATGGGGGCCGCGTTCAAAGCCAAGCGCCCGCTCGGCGGCGATGCGAAGCCGCTTGCGGGCAAGACGCTAGCGATGATCTTCGAGAAACCGTCCACGCGCACGCGCGTGTCGTTCGAGGTCGGCATTCGCCAGCTCGGCGGCGAGGCGGTGATCCTGTCGCATCTCGACACGCAGCTCGGGCGCGGCGAGTCGATCGGCGACACCGCGCGCGTGCTGTCGCGCTATTGCGACGCGATCATGCTGCGCACCAATCGTGCGGACAATCTGGCCGAGCTCGTGCGCCATGCGACCGTGCCCGTCATCAACGGCCTCACCGATCTCTCGCATCCGTGCCAGGTGATGGCCGACGTGATGACCATCGAAGAGCGCAAGGGCGACATTGCGGGCAAAGTGGTGGCCTGGACCGGCGACGGCAACAATGTGGCCGCGTCGTGGATCCATGCGGCCAAGCGTTTTGCCTTCGAGCTGCGCCTTGCCTGCCCCGAGCCGCTGCGCCCGCATGCCGACGTGCTCGCCTGGGCCAAGCGCGAGGGTGCGCGCATCCAATTGCTGACCGATCCGGACGCCGCCGTGCGCGGGGCCGACGCGGTGGTGACCGACACCTGGGTGTCGATGGACCAGGAGGGTACGGCGCGCGACAATCGCGAGAAGCGCCACAATCTGCTTGCCCCCTATCGCGTGGACGAGCGTTTGATGGGGCTTGCCAAGCCGGACGCGATTTTCCTGCATTGCCTGCCCGCCCATCGCGGCGAGGAAGTGACCGCTGCCGTCATCGACGGGCCGCAATCGGCCGTGTGGGACGAGGCGGAAAATCGCCTGCATGTGCAAAAGGGCATCCTCGCCTGGTGCATGGCGTAA
- a CDS encoding ABC transporter substrate-binding protein, whose translation MSPISRRTTLAGLGLAGLGATFAAPAIVHAQTPAKTSVGVLRLSSSGPVFVAAERGYWRELGLDVELKYFTAAQQVPVAVTSNDAEFGVTGLTAAFYNLAGRGALKIVASQARDEKGFPLTAFMATNAAYERGLRGAKDYAGKRIGITTTGSTFHYMLGLIAKKYNFDINSVTLVPLQTLPNMQAAFKGGQIDGILAPVTLARALEADGSGKILAWAGDETPWQLGALFTSPRAIDTRRNVVERFIAGYVRGAADFHAAFNLRDAAGKEIYGTNYAETLSLVARAVQQPTNLVAQGLPYIDPQGRLDVGDIYAQVAFWQQAGLVAREVNARDVIDLSFVRGHMNVPRS comes from the coding sequence ATGTCCCCGATTTCGCGTCGCACGACTCTTGCGGGGCTGGGCCTTGCCGGGCTTGGTGCCACCTTTGCCGCCCCCGCGATCGTGCACGCGCAGACGCCCGCCAAGACCTCGGTCGGCGTTTTGCGCCTGTCCTCGTCGGGGCCGGTTTTTGTCGCTGCCGAACGCGGCTATTGGCGCGAGCTTGGGCTCGACGTCGAACTCAAATACTTCACGGCCGCGCAGCAAGTGCCGGTGGCCGTCACCTCGAACGACGCCGAATTCGGCGTCACGGGCCTCACGGCGGCGTTCTACAATCTCGCCGGGCGTGGGGCCTTGAAGATCGTCGCTTCGCAAGCGCGCGACGAAAAGGGCTTCCCGCTGACCGCTTTCATGGCGACGAACGCCGCCTACGAGCGCGGGCTTCGCGGCGCCAAAGACTATGCGGGCAAGCGCATCGGCATCACCACCACGGGCTCGACCTTCCACTACATGCTGGGCCTCATCGCCAAGAAGTACAATTTCGACATCAACAGCGTCACGCTTGTGCCGCTGCAAACGTTGCCCAACATGCAGGCCGCGTTCAAAGGCGGCCAGATCGACGGCATCCTCGCCCCCGTCACGCTTGCGCGTGCGCTGGAGGCCGACGGCTCGGGCAAGATCCTCGCCTGGGCCGGCGACGAAACGCCGTGGCAGCTCGGCGCTTTGTTCACGAGTCCGCGCGCCATCGACACGCGCCGCAACGTCGTCGAACGTTTCATTGCGGGCTATGTGCGCGGGGCCGCCGATTTCCATGCCGCCTTCAATCTGCGCGACGCGGCCGGCAAGGAAATCTACGGCACCAACTACGCCGAAACCTTGAGCCTCGTTGCGCGCGCCGTGCAGCAGCCGACCAATCTGGTGGCGCAGGGCCTGCCCTATATCGATCCGCAAGGGCGCCTCGACGTGGGCGACATCTACGCCCAGGTCGCGTTCTGGCAGCAGGCGGGACTCGTCGCGCGCGAGGTGAATGCGCGCGACGTGATCGACCTCTCCTTCGTGCGCGGCCACATGAACGTGCCGCGCAGCTAA
- a CDS encoding ABC transporter permease: protein MVPPAMHALPPRPRRYGSVNWLGLWTLSMREIRRFTKVHTQTIAAPVVTTLLFLAVFVLALGPQVNVAGGISFAEFLAPGLIMMAMTQNAFANTSSSLVIAKVQGNIVDSLMPPLSPGELVVGFAAGGIVRGLVVGLVVAACLLPFVPLHVHAWGWILFNGLMASALLSLLGIAGGVWSEKFDHIAAVTNFVVTPLAFLSGTFYTVDRLPEPWHLLALFNPFFYMIDGFRFGFIGHADAHPWTGAAVLIGANVALAALCYGMFKRGYKLRS, encoded by the coding sequence ATGGTCCCGCCCGCCATGCATGCTTTGCCGCCTCGCCCGCGTCGCTACGGTTCCGTGAATTGGTTGGGTCTTTGGACCCTGTCGATGCGCGAAATTCGTCGCTTCACCAAGGTCCATACCCAGACGATCGCCGCCCCCGTGGTGACGACGCTGCTGTTCCTTGCCGTGTTCGTGCTGGCGCTGGGGCCGCAGGTGAACGTTGCGGGCGGCATTTCGTTCGCCGAGTTTCTCGCCCCCGGCCTCATCATGATGGCGATGACGCAGAACGCGTTCGCCAACACGTCTTCCTCGCTCGTGATCGCCAAGGTACAGGGCAACATCGTCGACTCGCTGATGCCGCCTTTGTCGCCGGGCGAACTCGTGGTGGGATTTGCCGCCGGCGGCATCGTGCGCGGGCTCGTGGTCGGCCTCGTGGTCGCCGCGTGCCTGCTGCCCTTCGTGCCCTTGCATGTGCATGCATGGGGCTGGATCCTGTTCAACGGCCTGATGGCCTCGGCCTTGCTGTCGCTGCTCGGCATCGCGGGCGGCGTATGGTCGGAGAAATTCGACCATATCGCGGCCGTGACCAACTTCGTGGTGACCCCGCTCGCGTTCCTGTCGGGCACCTTCTACACGGTCGATCGCCTGCCCGAGCCGTGGCATCTGCTCGCCCTCTTCAACCCGTTCTTCTACATGATCGACGGGTTCCGCTTCGGCTTCATCGGCCATGCCGATGCGCACCCGTGGACCGGAGCGGCCGTGCTGATCGGCGCGAACGTCGCCTTGGCGGCCTTGTGCTACGGCATGTTCAAACGCGGCTACAAGCTGCGCAGCTGA